One part of the Streptomyces sp. NBC_00286 genome encodes these proteins:
- a CDS encoding phosphatase PAP2 family protein, with protein sequence MRTERKLTRLDRVFARLDREPERPAHIDVPRMSRHRVVLFAATLAFYAAIVWAVVITSWLVTLDWQVMFFRPYQQWPEIHAFLDYYVVLGQRGPTAVMVTAWLGWRSWRMHTLRPLLALGVSLLLLNVTVGAAKIGMGRLGPHYATTIGSNEMWLGGDIFPSGHTANAVVTWGILAYLASTPRARRWLSAVSAVISLGVGLTTVYIGTHWLSDVVLGWAAGLLILLALPWFEPLIARAEARIFALRDDWRSRRAGTAPVPATAQVGAPAMLSPDEAPVESPVPAAPAASPTSPDEEPAHAPREPVSVPRTSRTSPAAPVYLAPGPHTSRAERTPVTPAGSRRPPHSERVTRGNPHTSQPRPVTGG encoded by the coding sequence GTGCGTACCGAACGAAAGCTGACTCGTCTGGACCGGGTCTTCGCCCGCCTGGACCGTGAGCCGGAACGACCGGCCCATATCGACGTGCCCAGGATGAGCCGGCACAGGGTGGTTCTCTTCGCGGCCACCCTCGCCTTCTACGCGGCCATCGTGTGGGCCGTGGTCATCACTTCCTGGCTCGTGACGCTGGACTGGCAGGTCATGTTCTTCCGGCCCTACCAGCAGTGGCCGGAGATCCACGCGTTCCTCGACTACTACGTGGTGCTGGGCCAGCGCGGCCCCACCGCGGTGATGGTCACGGCCTGGCTGGGCTGGCGTTCCTGGCGGATGCACACGCTGCGCCCGCTGCTCGCGCTCGGCGTCTCGCTGCTGCTGCTGAACGTCACGGTCGGCGCCGCCAAGATCGGCATGGGCCGTCTCGGCCCGCACTACGCGACCACGATCGGCTCGAACGAGATGTGGCTCGGCGGCGATATATTCCCTTCGGGCCACACCGCCAACGCCGTCGTGACCTGGGGCATCCTCGCCTATCTGGCCTCGACGCCGCGCGCCCGCCGCTGGCTGTCGGCCGTCTCCGCCGTGATCTCCCTGGGCGTCGGCCTGACCACCGTCTACATCGGTACGCACTGGCTGAGCGATGTGGTTCTGGGCTGGGCCGCGGGTCTGCTGATCCTGCTGGCGCTGCCCTGGTTCGAGCCGCTGATCGCCCGCGCAGAGGCCCGTATCTTCGCGCTGCGGGACGACTGGCGCAGCCGCCGCGCCGGTACGGCACCGGTGCCGGCCACCGCCCAGGTGGGCGCCCCCGCGATGCTCTCGCCGGACGAAGCACCCGTCGAGAGCCCGGTGCCGGCCGCCCCTGCCGCCTCTCCCACCTCCCCCGACGAGGAGCCCGCGCACGCGCCCCGCGAGCCGGTCAGCGTGCCGCGTACGTCACGGACGTCCCCCGCGGCGCCGGTCTACCTGGCGCCCGGCCCGCACACGAGCCGCGCGGAGCGCACGCCGGTGACGCCCGCCGGCAGCCGCAGACCCCCGCACTCGGAGCGAGTGACACGTGGCAATCCGCACACCAGCCAGCCCCGCCCCGTGACGGGCGGCTGA
- a CDS encoding S1 family peptidase produces MRTKRTTPRSGIARRTRLIAIGAGLVAAAAFTVPNANASDAQTFSTAQLKKAGASVLQADVPGTAWAVDAKTNKVMVTVDSTVSDAEIAKIKEAAGGNADALQIKHTPGKFNKLIQGGDAIYASSWRCSLGFNVQNSSGAQFFLTAGHCTDGAGTWYSNSGRTNVIGSTAGSSFPGNDYGIVRYSGSVSRPGTANGVDITRAATPSVGTTVIRDGSTTGTRSGRVTALNATVNYGGGDVVSGLIQTNVCAEPGDSGGSLYGSNGTAYGLTSGGSGNCSVGGTTFYQPVTEALSAYGVSVY; encoded by the coding sequence GTGAGGACCAAGCGCACCACCCCCCGCAGCGGCATAGCGAGACGCACCCGGCTGATCGCCATCGGTGCCGGACTTGTGGCAGCGGCCGCATTCACCGTCCCCAACGCGAACGCGAGCGACGCACAGACCTTCAGCACGGCCCAGCTCAAGAAGGCCGGCGCCTCGGTACTCCAGGCCGATGTGCCGGGCACCGCCTGGGCGGTCGACGCCAAGACCAACAAGGTCATGGTCACCGTCGACAGCACCGTCTCCGACGCGGAGATCGCGAAGATCAAGGAAGCGGCGGGCGGCAACGCCGACGCCCTTCAGATCAAGCACACCCCGGGCAAGTTCAACAAGCTCATCCAGGGCGGCGACGCCATCTATGCGAGTAGCTGGCGCTGTTCCCTCGGCTTCAACGTTCAGAACAGCAGCGGTGCCCAGTTCTTCCTGACCGCCGGTCACTGCACCGACGGCGCCGGCACCTGGTACTCCAACTCCGGCCGCACCAATGTCATCGGCTCGACCGCCGGCTCCAGCTTCCCGGGCAACGACTACGGCATCGTGCGGTACTCCGGGTCCGTCAGCAGGCCCGGCACCGCGAACGGCGTGGACATCACCCGTGCGGCCACGCCGAGCGTGGGCACCACCGTCATCCGTGACGGCTCCACCACCGGTACGCGCAGCGGCCGGGTCACCGCCCTGAACGCGACCGTCAACTACGGCGGCGGCGACGTCGTCTCCGGTCTCATCCAGACCAACGTCTGCGCCGAACCCGGCGACTCCGGCGGCTCGCTCTACGGCAGCAACGGCACCGCGTACGGCCTGACCTCGGGCGGCAGCGGCAACTGCTCCGTCGGCGGCACCACGTTCTACCAGCCGGTCACCGAAGCCCTGAGCGCCTACGGGGTCAGCGTCTACTGA
- a CDS encoding alpha/beta fold hydrolase, with protein MPNGVRMRDGRWLAVEEWGDPDGTPVVVLHGTPGCRSGAVPQDLVDARPGVRFIAYDRPGYGDSDRGPGRRVAHAARDVAAVADALKLGRFAVLGRSGGAPHALACAALLPNRVRRTAAMMSLAPPDAKGLRWFDGMAHSNVEEFTQALTDPLDFAERISARAAAIRKDPAQLLVSIRDGLTDSDRRILAQPAVSEMLLRTFREALRESAYGWIDDDLALLSNWGFDPASITRPVLLWHGAQDTFSPVSHFEWLAERIPRARPVLDPEAGHFAALEALPDVLDWLVPRASA; from the coding sequence GTGCCGAACGGCGTGAGGATGCGGGACGGACGCTGGCTGGCGGTCGAGGAGTGGGGCGACCCGGACGGCACGCCGGTGGTGGTGCTGCACGGCACACCGGGCTGCCGGTCCGGGGCGGTGCCTCAGGATCTGGTGGACGCGCGCCCCGGGGTGCGGTTCATCGCGTACGACCGCCCGGGGTACGGGGATTCGGACCGTGGCCCGGGCCGCCGGGTGGCGCACGCGGCGCGGGACGTGGCCGCGGTGGCCGACGCCCTGAAGCTCGGCCGGTTCGCGGTGCTCGGCCGCTCCGGCGGTGCCCCGCACGCGCTGGCCTGCGCGGCGCTGCTGCCGAACCGGGTGCGGCGCACAGCGGCGATGATGAGCCTCGCGCCACCGGACGCCAAGGGACTGCGCTGGTTCGACGGGATGGCCCATTCCAACGTCGAGGAGTTCACCCAGGCGCTGACCGACCCGCTGGACTTCGCCGAGCGCATCTCCGCGCGGGCCGCCGCGATCCGCAAGGACCCGGCCCAGCTCCTGGTGTCGATCCGCGACGGCCTCACCGACTCCGACCGGCGGATCCTCGCCCAGCCCGCCGTCAGCGAGATGCTGCTGCGCACCTTCCGCGAGGCGCTGCGCGAATCGGCGTACGGCTGGATCGACGACGATCTCGCCCTGCTGAGCAACTGGGGCTTCGACCCCGCGTCGATCACCCGGCCCGTACTGCTGTGGCACGGCGCCCAGGACACCTTCTCCCCCGTGAGCCACTTCGAGTGGCTGGCCGAACGCATCCCGCGCGCCCGCCCTGTACTGGACCCGGAGGCCGGTCACTTCGCGGCCCTGGAGGCCCTTCCGGACGTACTCGACTGGCTGGTGCCGCGAGCGTCCGCCTGA
- a CDS encoding MFS transporter: MSGTTTAASRCRREAGAGANRWVVLVVLCVSLLLVAVDATVLHVAVPAVTEDLKPGAIELLWIVDIYPLVCASLLILFGTLGDRVGRRRILLLGYALFGVASALAACADTAHVLIAARALLGVGGAMIMPATLSILRQVFPDRRERALAIGVWSAVAAVGAAVGPLLGGFLLEHFWWGAVFLINIPLMLVSLPVGRWLLPESTGDGKGPWDVVGALLAAAGLFGVVLGVKRLGAGEMPLSVYTIAPLVVGAGLLVAFVRRQRRRKHPLVDLRLFARPAFSVSVGCIVLALLALVGLELIAAQYLQLVLKLSPLETGLRLVPLTFAAMAAGLVGAKLLHRFGPRTMVSLGFCLTAAAVIMLTGMGRHDNAPLLLTGFVLLGFGLEVTLFGAYESMLSEAPPSQAGGAAAIGETSYQLGAGIGVALLGSVMNAAYAPGLHSVRGVPAADSAAASHSLGEAYEVAARLGGGSGEALRDAARDSFVHGLHVTLLVSAVLLLLGAAMALRLPRAMECGSPAAGFAEVPGPREASAHLRAESSV, from the coding sequence ATGTCCGGGACGACCACGGCGGCTTCGCGTTGCCGTCGGGAGGCCGGGGCCGGTGCAAACCGATGGGTTGTCCTCGTCGTCCTCTGCGTCAGCCTGCTGCTGGTCGCCGTCGACGCCACCGTGCTGCATGTCGCGGTGCCCGCCGTCACCGAGGATCTCAAGCCCGGCGCTATCGAGCTGCTCTGGATCGTCGACATCTATCCGCTGGTCTGCGCCTCGCTGCTGATCCTCTTCGGCACGCTGGGCGACCGGGTCGGCCGCAGACGGATTCTCCTGCTCGGGTACGCCCTCTTCGGCGTCGCCTCCGCACTCGCGGCCTGCGCCGACACAGCGCACGTCCTGATCGCGGCGCGTGCCCTGCTCGGCGTCGGCGGCGCGATGATCATGCCCGCGACGCTCTCGATCCTGCGGCAGGTCTTTCCCGACCGGCGGGAGCGGGCCCTCGCGATCGGCGTCTGGAGCGCGGTCGCCGCAGTCGGCGCGGCCGTAGGCCCGTTGCTCGGCGGGTTCCTGCTTGAGCACTTCTGGTGGGGTGCGGTCTTCCTCATCAACATCCCGCTGATGCTGGTCAGCCTGCCCGTCGGGCGGTGGCTGCTGCCCGAGTCGACCGGGGACGGTAAGGGGCCCTGGGACGTTGTCGGCGCGCTGCTGGCCGCGGCCGGGCTCTTCGGCGTCGTCCTCGGCGTGAAGCGGCTGGGCGCCGGGGAGATGCCGCTCAGCGTCTACACCATCGCGCCGCTGGTCGTGGGAGCCGGGCTGCTCGTCGCCTTCGTACGGCGGCAGCGGCGGCGTAAGCATCCGCTGGTTGATCTGCGGCTGTTCGCCAGGCCCGCCTTCAGTGTGTCCGTCGGGTGCATCGTGCTCGCCCTGCTGGCGCTGGTCGGTCTGGAGCTGATCGCCGCGCAGTATCTCCAGCTCGTACTGAAGCTCTCGCCGCTGGAGACCGGGCTGCGGCTGGTGCCGCTCACCTTCGCCGCGATGGCCGCGGGGCTCGTCGGGGCGAAGCTGCTGCACCGCTTCGGGCCGCGGACCATGGTCAGCCTCGGCTTCTGTCTCACCGCCGCCGCCGTCATCATGCTCACGGGGATGGGGCGCCACGACAACGCTCCGCTGCTGCTGACGGGGTTCGTGCTGCTCGGGTTCGGGCTTGAGGTGACTTTGTTCGGGGCGTACGAGTCGATGCTCAGTGAGGCTCCGCCGTCGCAGGCGGGTGGGGCCGCGGCGATCGGGGAGACGTCGTATCAGCTGGGGGCGGGGATCGGGGTCGCGCTTCTCGGGAGCGTGATGAATGCGGCGTACGCGCCGGGGTTGCACTCCGTGCGGGGGGTGCCTGCCGCGGATTCGGCTGCGGCCAGTCATTCCTTGGGGGAGGCGTACGAGGTCGCTGCGCGGCTTGGTGGGGGTTCGGGGGAGGCGTTGCGGGATGCTGCGCGGGACTCGTTTGTGCATGGGCTGCATGTGACGTTGCTCGTCAGTGCGGTGTTGCTTTTGCTGGGGGCCGCTATGGCTTTGCGGTTGCCGCGGGCTATGGAGTGCGGTTCGCCTGCGGCGGGCTTCGCTGAGGTGCCTGGGCCTCGGGAGGCCTCGGCCCACTTGCGGGCGGAGTCGTCTGTCTGA
- a CDS encoding I78 family peptidase inhibitor codes for MAPIPTPPAEPQDNPDTYVGLEASGAEQRARERGWSTVRSLPPGAMITMEYLSGRLNFEVSDGIVKRCWKG; via the coding sequence ATGGCACCGATTCCCACACCTCCCGCAGAGCCCCAGGACAATCCGGACACGTACGTCGGTCTGGAGGCGAGTGGCGCGGAGCAGCGCGCGCGTGAGCGCGGCTGGTCCACCGTGAGGTCGCTGCCGCCGGGCGCGATGATCACCATGGAATACCTGAGCGGCCGCCTTAACTTCGAGGTCAGCGACGGCATCGTGAAGCGCTGCTGGAAGGGCTGA
- a CDS encoding slipin family protein gives MIEELVTAGLTLGSVGAVYVAAAARVVKQYERGVVLRLGKLRSEVRGPGFTMIVPIVDKLQKVNMQIVTMPVPGQEGITRDNVTVRVDAVVYFKVVDAADAVIRVEDYRFAVAQMAQTSLRSIIGKSELDDLLSNREKLNQGLELMIDSPAVEWGVSIDRVEIKDVSLPETMKRSMARQAEADRERRARVINADAELQASKKLAEAAKEMADTPSALQLRLLQTVVAVAAEKNSTLVLPFPVELLRFLERAQQPAQPSQQQPSMPSPELFAQLQKLLAQPQQQLTEAKEPSAGSSAGSSSESSSKSSSELERSVPSVEEQSLRDQLPPVPEPFDLDSGGSKSGQV, from the coding sequence ATGATCGAGGAGCTGGTGACGGCCGGGCTGACTCTCGGATCCGTCGGAGCGGTGTACGTGGCGGCGGCGGCCCGAGTCGTCAAACAGTACGAGCGGGGCGTGGTCCTCCGGCTCGGCAAGCTGCGATCCGAAGTGCGCGGGCCCGGATTCACCATGATCGTGCCCATCGTGGACAAGCTCCAGAAGGTCAACATGCAGATCGTGACGATGCCGGTGCCCGGGCAGGAGGGGATCACCCGGGACAACGTCACGGTGCGCGTGGACGCCGTCGTCTACTTCAAGGTGGTGGACGCCGCCGACGCGGTCATCCGAGTCGAGGACTACCGGTTCGCGGTGGCGCAGATGGCGCAGACGTCGCTGCGCTCGATCATCGGCAAGAGCGAGCTGGACGATCTGCTGTCCAACCGCGAGAAGCTCAACCAGGGCCTGGAGTTGATGATCGACAGTCCGGCCGTGGAGTGGGGTGTCTCCATCGACCGGGTCGAGATCAAGGACGTATCGCTGCCGGAGACGATGAAGCGGTCCATGGCGCGGCAGGCGGAGGCCGACCGGGAGCGGCGGGCCCGGGTCATCAACGCCGACGCCGAGCTGCAGGCCTCCAAGAAGCTGGCGGAGGCGGCCAAGGAGATGGCCGATACCCCTTCCGCCCTCCAACTGCGGCTGCTGCAGACCGTGGTGGCGGTCGCGGCCGAGAAGAACTCCACGCTCGTGCTGCCCTTCCCGGTGGAGCTGCTGCGCTTCCTGGAGCGTGCGCAGCAGCCGGCGCAGCCCTCCCAGCAGCAGCCTTCGATGCCCTCTCCGGAGTTGTTCGCCCAGCTTCAGAAGCTGTTGGCGCAGCCTCAGCAGCAGTTGACCGAGGCGAAGGAGCCGTCGGCCGGGTCGTCGGCCGGGTCTTCGTCCGAGTCGTCCTCCAAGTCGTCGTCGGAGCTGGAGCGGTCGGTGCCGTCGGTGGAGGAGCAATCGCTGCGGGACCAACTCCCGCCGGTTCCCGAGCCGTTCGATCTGGACTCCGGAGGGTCGAAATCCGGACAGGTGTAG
- a CDS encoding cell division protein SepF: MGSVRKASAWLGLVDDNNNDDERYYDDDYAEGSEPRDAWVTDPRVKVASEAAEEKGRRIGTVTPDSFRDARGIGELFRDGVPVIMNLTAMEPADAKRVVDFAAGLIFGLRGSIERVSNRVFLLTPADTEIVSGEPVGRRTDGFFNQS, translated from the coding sequence ATGGGATCGGTGCGCAAGGCGAGTGCCTGGCTTGGCCTCGTCGACGACAACAACAACGATGACGAGCGTTACTACGACGACGACTACGCCGAAGGTTCCGAGCCCCGGGATGCCTGGGTCACGGATCCGCGGGTGAAGGTGGCGTCGGAGGCGGCCGAGGAGAAGGGCCGCCGGATCGGCACGGTCACCCCGGACAGCTTCCGGGACGCCCGCGGTATCGGCGAACTCTTCCGGGACGGCGTCCCCGTCATCATGAACCTCACGGCCATGGAGCCCGCCGACGCCAAGCGCGTCGTCGACTTCGCGGCCGGCCTGATCTTCGGCCTGCGCGGCTCGATCGAGCGCGTGTCGAACCGCGTCTTCCTGCTGACCCCCGCCGACACGGAGATCGTCAGCGGGGAGCCGGTGGGCCGCAGGACCGACGGTTTCTTCAATCAGAGCTAG
- a CDS encoding acyl-CoA dehydrogenase family protein has translation MSASSKLPPFDPADPLGLDELLEPEDLAVRDTVRSWAADRVMPHIAEWYETGELPQIRELARELGAIGALGMSLSGYGCAGASAVQYGLACLELEAADTGIRSLVSVQGSLAMYAIHRFGSEDQKQRWLPPMAAGEVIGCFGLTEPDHGSDPGSMRTYAKRDGTDWVLNGRKMWITNGSVAGVAVVWAQTDDGIRGFVVPTDSPGFSAPEIKHKWSLRASVTSELVLDDVRLPADAVLPEVTGLKGPLSCLSHARYGIVWGAMGAARSSFEAAVEYAKTREQFGRPIGGFQLTQAKLADMAVELHKGILLAHHLGRRMDAGRLRPEQVSFGKLNNVREAIDICRTARTILGANGISLEYPVMRHATNLESVLTYEGTVEMHQLVLGKALTGLDAFR, from the coding sequence ATGTCCGCATCCTCGAAGCTGCCCCCCTTCGACCCCGCCGATCCCCTCGGCCTCGACGAGCTTCTCGAGCCGGAGGATCTGGCCGTCCGGGACACCGTTCGGTCCTGGGCCGCGGATCGGGTGATGCCGCACATCGCCGAGTGGTACGAGACGGGGGAGTTGCCCCAAATCCGGGAGCTGGCGCGGGAGTTGGGGGCCATCGGGGCGCTGGGCATGTCGCTCAGCGGGTACGGGTGTGCGGGGGCCAGTGCTGTGCAGTACGGGCTGGCATGCCTGGAGTTGGAGGCCGCCGATACCGGGATTCGGTCGCTGGTTTCCGTGCAGGGGTCGCTCGCCATGTACGCGATCCACCGATTCGGGTCCGAGGATCAGAAGCAACGGTGGCTGCCGCCGATGGCCGCCGGTGAGGTCATCGGGTGCTTCGGGCTGACCGAGCCCGATCACGGGTCCGACCCCGGGTCGATGCGTACGTACGCCAAGCGCGACGGGACCGACTGGGTCCTGAACGGGCGCAAGATGTGGATCACCAATGGCTCGGTCGCCGGCGTCGCCGTCGTCTGGGCGCAGACCGACGACGGGATCCGCGGCTTCGTCGTGCCCACCGACAGCCCGGGCTTCTCCGCGCCCGAGATCAAGCACAAGTGGTCGCTGCGGGCCTCGGTCACCAGTGAGCTCGTACTCGACGATGTGCGGCTGCCCGCGGATGCCGTGCTGCCCGAGGTCACCGGGCTGAAGGGGCCGCTGAGCTGTCTCTCGCACGCCCGCTACGGGATCGTGTGGGGTGCGATGGGCGCCGCGCGGTCGAGTTTCGAGGCGGCGGTCGAATACGCGAAGACGCGTGAGCAGTTCGGGCGGCCCATCGGCGGATTCCAGCTCACCCAGGCCAAACTCGCCGACATGGCGGTCGAACTGCACAAGGGGATTCTGCTCGCCCACCATCTGGGGCGGCGGATGGACGCGGGACGACTGCGTCCCGAACAGGTCAGTTTCGGCAAGCTCAACAACGTACGAGAAGCGATCGACATCTGCCGTACCGCGCGCACGATCCTGGGCGCCAACGGGATCTCGCTCGAATACCCCGTGATGCGGCACGCCACAAATCTGGAGTCGGTGCTGACCTACGAAGGCACCGTCGAAATGCACCAACTGGTGCTGGGCAAGGCGCTCACCGGACTCGACGCCTTCCGGTAG
- a CDS encoding S1 family peptidase, with protein MKHRRIPKRRAAVAGAGIAALVAAGVTFQSANASETTAAPKPDTLSIKAAGKLASTLGKDLGADAAGTYYDAKAKNLVVNVLDKAAADAVESAGGKARIVENSLAELKSARTTLKQDATIAGTSWATDPTTNKIVVTADRTVKGEKMAQLTKVVDKLGAKAELKTTKGEFKKFIAGGDAITGGGSRCSLGFNVVKGGEPHFLTAGHCTESITSWSDADGNVIGENADSSFPGDDYGLVKYTADVEHPSEVNLYDGTAQEITAAAEATVGMEVVRSGSTTQVSDGSVTGLDATVNYGGGDVVEGLIQTDVCAEPGDSGGALFSGTNAIGLTSGGSGDCTSGGETFFQPVTEALEATGTEIG; from the coding sequence TTGAAGCACCGACGCATACCCAAGCGGCGTGCCGCCGTGGCTGGTGCGGGAATCGCCGCACTCGTGGCCGCGGGAGTCACCTTCCAGTCCGCGAACGCGAGTGAGACCACGGCCGCACCCAAGCCGGACACTCTCTCGATCAAGGCGGCCGGAAAGCTCGCCTCCACGCTCGGCAAGGACCTCGGTGCCGACGCGGCGGGAACGTACTACGACGCGAAGGCCAAGAACCTCGTCGTGAACGTGCTCGACAAGGCCGCGGCCGACGCCGTCGAGTCGGCGGGAGGCAAGGCCAGAATCGTCGAGAACTCACTCGCCGAGCTGAAGAGCGCCCGTACGACGCTGAAGCAGGACGCGACGATCGCCGGCACCTCGTGGGCGACCGACCCGACGACGAACAAGATCGTCGTCACCGCGGACCGTACGGTCAAGGGCGAGAAGATGGCCCAGCTGACCAAGGTCGTCGACAAGCTCGGCGCCAAGGCCGAACTCAAGACCACCAAGGGTGAGTTCAAGAAGTTCATCGCCGGCGGTGACGCCATCACCGGTGGCGGCAGCCGCTGTTCGCTCGGCTTCAACGTGGTCAAGGGCGGCGAGCCGCACTTCCTGACCGCCGGGCACTGCACCGAGTCGATCACCAGCTGGTCGGACGCGGACGGCAACGTGATCGGTGAGAACGCCGACTCCAGCTTCCCGGGTGACGACTACGGTCTGGTGAAGTACACCGCGGACGTGGAGCACCCGAGCGAGGTGAACCTCTACGACGGCACCGCCCAGGAGATCACGGCCGCGGCCGAGGCCACCGTCGGCATGGAGGTCGTTCGCAGCGGTTCCACGACCCAGGTGTCCGACGGCTCGGTCACCGGTCTGGACGCCACCGTGAACTACGGCGGCGGCGACGTCGTCGAGGGGCTCATCCAGACCGACGTCTGCGCCGAGCCCGGTGACAGCGGCGGTGCGCTCTTCTCGGGCACCAACGCGATCGGCCTCACCTCCGGCGGCAGCGGTGACTGCACCTCCGGCGGCGAGACCTTCTTCCAGCCGGTCACCGAGGCCCTTGAGGCCACCGGTACCGAGATCGGCTGA
- a CDS encoding glycosyltransferase family 39 protein, translating into MTDLETPVAPAREGPWPRRAAPALLGYAAVRALGLTALALWSAARDKSAHQLLTARWDSLWYTRVAEFGYGYEVRLPNGDVHSNLAFFPLLPWLERAVSAVTPLSYADAGLLISTLASLAAAWGIFAVADHVYGRRAGVCAVMLWAVLPVGIVQSMAYSESLFTALAAWSLYAVLTGRWLTAGLLASFAGLTRPVGAAVVAAVWAAAIASYVRDSSVVRDSSVVRDSSVVRDSSVVRDASTRDSSVRERGVPAPDGAPLWRRALGMLLAPVGAAGYVLWVGQHTGQGPLGYLDVQAGWGNGFDGGYAFARFVADKFTSFPSALAGLGLIVGVALVIWLYVICVRQGQPLPLLVYAGIVTALALCASSYFGSKPRLLLPAFPLLLPPALALARLRTARSAWVLGGVAVVSAAYGAFWLNGSGPP; encoded by the coding sequence GTGACCGATCTTGAAACGCCTGTCGCGCCGGCCCGTGAGGGCCCTTGGCCGCGCCGCGCAGCCCCCGCCCTGCTGGGGTACGCGGCGGTCCGCGCGCTGGGCCTGACGGCGCTCGCGCTGTGGAGCGCCGCTCGCGACAAGAGCGCGCACCAGCTGCTCACGGCGCGCTGGGATTCGCTCTGGTACACGCGGGTCGCGGAATTCGGTTACGGCTACGAGGTGCGCCTCCCGAACGGCGATGTGCACTCCAACCTGGCGTTCTTCCCGCTGCTGCCGTGGCTGGAGCGCGCCGTGTCAGCGGTGACCCCGCTGTCGTACGCGGACGCGGGCCTGCTGATCAGCACGCTCGCCTCACTCGCCGCGGCCTGGGGGATCTTCGCGGTCGCGGACCATGTGTACGGGCGCCGGGCCGGTGTATGCGCCGTAATGCTGTGGGCGGTGCTGCCCGTCGGGATCGTGCAGTCGATGGCGTACAGCGAGTCGCTGTTCACGGCGCTCGCGGCCTGGTCGCTGTACGCGGTCCTGACCGGCCGCTGGCTGACGGCGGGCCTGCTCGCCTCCTTCGCCGGCCTGACCCGTCCGGTGGGCGCCGCGGTGGTCGCGGCGGTGTGGGCGGCGGCGATCGCCTCGTACGTACGAGACTCGTCCGTCGTACGGGACTCGTCCGTCGTACGAGACTCGTCCGTCGTACGAGACTCGTCCGTCGTACGGGACGCCTCCACACGGGATTCCTCCGTACGGGAACGGGGCGTTCCGGCACCGGACGGCGCGCCCCTCTGGCGACGCGCCCTGGGCATGCTTCTCGCGCCGGTGGGCGCCGCCGGTTACGTCCTGTGGGTCGGGCAGCACACGGGCCAGGGGCCGCTGGGCTATCTCGACGTCCAGGCGGGGTGGGGCAACGGCTTCGACGGCGGCTACGCCTTCGCCCGGTTCGTCGCCGACAAGTTCACGTCGTTTCCCTCCGCCCTCGCCGGGCTCGGGCTGATCGTCGGGGTCGCCCTGGTGATCTGGCTGTATGTGATCTGCGTACGACAGGGTCAGCCGCTGCCGCTGCTGGTGTACGCGGGGATCGTCACCGCGCTGGCCCTGTGCGCGTCGAGCTACTTTGGCTCGAAACCGCGCCTGCTGCTGCCCGCCTTCCCTCTGCTGCTGCCGCCGGCACTGGCTCTGGCCCGGCTGCGAACGGCCAGGTCGGCGTGGGTGCTGGGGGGCGTGGCGGTGGTGTCGGCGGCGTACGGCGCGTTCTGGCTGAACGGCTCCGGTCCGCCCTGA